A single region of the Alosa alosa isolate M-15738 ecotype Scorff River chromosome 6, AALO_Geno_1.1, whole genome shotgun sequence genome encodes:
- the LOC125295825 gene encoding polycomb protein suz12-A-like → MAPHKYGSGGGGIGSGPGFGYGTGGKVGVQSSGIVMTSKKPKMEQIQADHELFLQAFEKPTQIYRFLRTRNLIAPIFLHRTLTYMSHRNSRTNAKRKSFKVDDLLHKVEKARGEQESQSLASHLQLTFTGFFHKTEKLSQKSENEQNTVPLEVLLVKVCHKKRKDVSCPIKQVPTGKKQVPLNPDGSQAKPGAFPTMLVSSQEFEPSNSHMVKSYSLLFRVPWPARCQLGGLANGETNENIGVVEEMTSRKKRSLPREDGDTMFVAQMTVFDKNRRLQLLDGEYEVSMQEMEECPVGKKRATWETISDQKWLPDLTFSQGPTLQFTLRWTGDASSRSTAPVAKPLATRNSDCSSGAAESRLCSIKPPQTAAVKEPVSTDTVLRKEQIVAESRQKPRIIYQFLYNNNTRQQTEARDDLHCPWCTLNCCKLYSLLKHLKLSHSRFIFNYVPHSKGARIDVSINECYDGSYVGNPQDIHSQPGFAFSRNGPVKRTAVTHILVCRPRRVKPSLSEFLEPEEGADVEQQQRTYTSGHNRLYFHSDNCVPLRAQEMDEDSEDERDPYWLREKTVMQIDDFTDVNEGEKEVMKLWNLHVMKHGFIADNQMNHACMTFVEKYGGDIVEKNLCRNFVLHLVSMHDFNLVSVVTIDKVMSRVRELQRQRAHDQAHDIRAPSGTGASSTSQAGRGPLTDKEAAATTTTTTTAAAAASGGATSRPRQNKRQKL, encoded by the exons ATGGCTCCACATAAATATGGTTCGGGTGGTGGAGGTATTGGTTCTGGTCCTGGGTTTGGTTATGGTACCGGGGGCAAAGTCGGTGTTCAGTCCTCCGGAATTGTGATGACTTCAAAGAAGCCAAAAATGGAACAGATTCAAGCTGACCACGAACTCTTCTTACAGGCATTCGAAA AACCCACACAGATCTATAGATTTCTGCGTACCAGGAACTTGATTGCA CCCATCTTCTTGCACAGGACTCTCACATACATGTCCCATCGAAACTCAAGAACAAATGCCAAAAG GAAGTCTTTTAAAGTTGATGATCTGCTGCACAAGGTTGAGAAGGCAAGAGGAGAGCAAGAGTCTCAGAG CTTGGCTTCACATTTGCAATTGACTTTCACTGGATTCTTCCACAAAACAG AAAAGCTATCGCAGAAATCGGAGAATGAGCAAAACACGGTGCCCTTGGAGGTGCTTCTAGTGAAAGTCTGTCACAAGAAGAGAAAG GATGTCAGCTGCCCGATAAAGCAAGTGCCTACAGGTAAGAAGCAGGTGCCTTTGAATCCTGATGGCAGCCAGGCCAAGCCAGGGGCCTTTCCCACGATGCTGGTCTCCAGCCAGGAGTTTGAGCCCAGCAACAGCCACATGGTCAAGTCCTATTCGCTGCTCTTCAGGGTGCCCTGGCCGGCCAGGTGCCAGCTCGGCGGCCTGGCCAATGGCGAGACCAACGAgaacatag GTGTTGTTGAGGAAATGACAAGCAGGAAGAAACGCTCCTTGCCTAGGGAAGATGGCGATACTATGTTTGTGGCCCAGATGACTGTTTTTGATAAGAATCG aCGTTTACAGTTACTCGATGGGGAGTATGAAGTATCCATGCAGGAAATGGAGGAGTGTCCAGTTGGCAAGAAAAGAGCCACATGGGAAACCATTTCAGatcagaag TGGCTGCCTGATCTGACCTTCTCCCAGGGCCCCACACTGCAGTTCACCCTGCGTTGGACAGGCGACGCGTCCAGCCGCTCCACGGCGCCGGTGGCCAAACCCCTGGCCACACGCAACTCTGACTGCAGCAGCGGCGCTGCAGAGAGCAGGCTGTGCAGTATCAAGCCCCCACAGACAGCAG CTGTAAAGGAACCAGTTAGCACTGACACTGTCCTGAGGAAGGAGCAGATTGTGGCAGAATCACGACAGAAGCCCAGGATAATCTATCAG TTCCTGTACAACAATAACACGCGTCAGCAGACGGAGGCACGTGATGACCTGCACTGTCCCTGGTGCACCCTCAACTGCTGCAAGCTCTACAGCCTGCTCAAGCACCTCAAGCTCTCCCACAGCCGCTTCATCTTCAACTACGTG CCTCACTCCAAAGGAGCGCGGATAGACGTGTCCATAAATGAGTGTTATGATGGTTCTTACGTGGGCAACCCGCAGGACATTCACAGCCAGCCTGGCTTTGCCTTCAGCCGCAACGGCCCCGTCAAGAGGACCGCAGTCACCCACATTCTCGTCTGCAG GCCCAGACGTGTAAAGCCCAGTCTATCGGAGTTCCTGGAGCCGGAGGAAGGGGCTGATGTGGAGCAGCAGCAACGCACGTACACCAGCGGCCACAACCGCCTGTACTTTCACAGCGACAACTGCGTGCCGCTACGGGCCCAAGAGATGGACGAAGACAGCGAGGACGAGCGCGATCCGTATTGGCTTCGGGAGAAAACGGTCATG CAAATTGATGACTTCACTGATGTGAatgagggggagaaggaggtcATGAAGCTGTGGAATCTTCACGTGATGAAACATGG ATTCATTGCAGACAATCAGATGAACCATGCCTGCATGACGTTTGTGGAAAAATACGGTGGTGACATCGTGGAGAAGAACCTCTGTCGGAACTTTGTGCTGCACCTGGTCAGCATGCACGACTTCAACCTGGTCAGCGTGGTGACCATCGACAAGGTCATGTCCCGCGTACGCGAGCTCCAGCGGCAGCGGGCGCACGACCAGGCGCACGACATCAGAGCGCCCAGCGGCACTGGTGCCTCCTCCACCAGCCAAGCCGGCCGGGGGCCGCTAACCGACAAAGAGGcggcagcaacaacaacaaccaccaccaccgcagcagcagcagcatcaggagGAGCAACCAGCAGGCCCCGGCAGAACAAGAGGCAGAAGCTTTGA
- the atad5a gene encoding ATPase family AAA domain-containing protein 5 — translation MAGVIAMASVIEDFETQPCKKRKKDSDAAGVKTITNYFTPVAKTVEKPFSPPRSSNIMDYFKKTPSATNAISPLQQSKENELQPVEAVAGSDHAAKRGKPPSKKPGRKAGRTAKKALAMNPPESDNDCILVSSTAQSEDPPANSTVTVEDTGSTASLTQNNGETVEDTGSTASLTHVETVGDVEEALDSNCADDATATSNKDATLKDTSDSGTPSVRTDPKLDGAGLPVCSTPEEKGRRGRAARKNGRGGKADSVQCDDDPETQECSEQQPQTPSVSRDAGLEEEEAANEESQLNLSTVTVSFEDFLKSHSPKGAKQQQQHQQQEGEEETEAGGTRLTLTSVDQAADRLSVSKPSDEGDQPPTQVSPRTLTIQAEVHAISPDQDLSRASDRKVCSIFTTCRRSKDKAAPSPQSQDNSEPHPAPPRKSNVVLQEEDLELAVLEAASSSSAAVPKCSQAERKQFMNAFKQPAQDTAKGKAGKAAGKQKQQQQEQQQEQPVEGAPPADMEEEKEEVDGEGGKAKGTEVEMVEADPKPVELKGAAQKAARKKRGRPKKEQRTTPPAALPADAEAPTAREAGEALPSADQPKSTPTTTETRRRSDRELARKQSTPAPLTPSSESKHAESTSKPQSTPAPLTPSSESKHAESTSKPQELPSPASTPKTHRPKQNKYQSHMLVPPDDKGSPIRMKFTRVFISPGEMSEFDILSPLAKEDSKKRKKAQKLVQKAKAFQQSRQEATEEKAPLRRSSRRQDTAKRNYCEPEDPIICLENDEDSSTVKTEDAKAKKQNQVRSLNDVLGKNTPGTKVTKSPAVAGAKVAPLFTGKKPQRPSAVISIFDDSSRDASDASLDDEQFRARREFLKSGLPESFKKQIAKTAASREAYTLSCSSFQMVVHVLQRAPNCPLWSLPWPACPRLGRLKEESGALVLRSPLSGVGPLSLGIVPAQRSCREQLVSGWREDLSPAVQRWLVEEISRSNPSFPTQRIFTQLLKRRAEQLLKPTAPDTDSVPQETARSSSSQPVGGKRKREENERDSAEKVSKKQRSCRKEPETITIPDDNPEPPRRGRGARGRPRRQQQQQEEREEPKAEVVSTPAISQKDDVIVLDSPSPSEHTPTEDVVREDVMWTEKYQPQHSSDVIGNMQSVRRLHSWLREWKLRADREERKKQQEKKQGDDLNDSWLSECGEEEDLLCNTLLITGPTGVGKTAAVYACAQELGFKVFEVNCSSQRSGRQILSQLKEATQSHQVDIQGVNAHKPTFFNSYSGGGGGSRPGSSPRKVNSPRQVVSSPHKPPQSPRLKKRGSLAPTSLANFFKMGGKPSPKEPAETNGKKTRPACKSPRKRVKPKEASCSSEDQSATPSAPAPPPPPAPSTPAAGPAVGGKAPGDEQGKRTATSLILFEEVDVIFDDDTGFLAAIKTFMATTKRPVILTTSDPNFRTSFDGYFDEIHFETPSVEHVSSYLRLLCLAENVRVSAEDVASLLRCTGGDVRQSLLQLQCWVRSGAGPGAPHTATQSLQVSGSEVALEQDGKPDVPPCDAGCTASLLGLLNVQLPDSLLEFIKCESASPLCWELLAETERRGFDLLYSNMEVLLPLPTCPLRQALPRAPVELGPGQTAPSPAPTTSLPPQPANPNTKPPLLAETEEEASPLKVSSRMRQKKQCHPGTKDPFQSDSDSDDGFLSLCRPASVPGAAPEPLKEEKAPLARPVTERRKRVELTEAERKRSGPVSIALGAMVEFLEHMSALDSYLTCPALQEADGACVPAAASGWARAEIRSGLTDEPRLQAGGRSGGCRWAAGEEQVREIRAAMESLSFRRCRAGVEQAWGAAQALEEEEGVRQAALDEITLPTAPHRQTFNITPDNTLCQPGLPQRRCDLVRSVCSSKVGTSSRAAIALDILPTLRTICRSEQLKEQGKVKRRFLHYLEGINLGLPKQTLQLLAADFP, via the exons ATGGCAGGGGTCATCGCCATGGCATCTGTCATTGAAGACTTCGAAACCCAG CCATGCAAGAAACGCAAAAAAGACAGCGATGCCGCAGGGGTCAAGACAATCACCAATTacttcacaccagtggccaAAACAGTGGAGAAGCCTTTCTCACCACCTCGCTCCAGCAATATCATGGACTACTTCAAGAAGACCCCTTCAGCCACTAATGCCATCAGCCCACTTCAACAGTCCAAAGAGAATGAGCTCCAGCCTGTGGAAGCTGTGGCTGGTTCTGACCATGCAGCCAAACGAGGTAAGCCTCCGTCCAAAAAGCCAGGCAGGAAGGCTGGAAGAACTGCCAAAAAGGCTCTTGCGATGAACCCTCCTGAGTCTGACAATGATTGCATATTGGTGTCGAGCACAGCTCAGTCAGAGGACCCACCAGCGAATTCCACTGTGACTGTGGAGGACACAGGCAGCACCGCTTCGTTAACTCAAAACAATGGGGAGACTGTGGAGGACACAGGCAGCACCGCCTCGTTAACTCATGTGGAGACTGTGGGAGATGTGGAGGAGGCTCTTGATAGCAACTGTGCAGATGATGCAACTGCTACCTCAAATAAGGATGCAACTCTAAAGGACACTTCTGATAGTGGCACACCCTCTGTGAGGACAGACCCAAAACTGGACGGTGCTGGTCTTCCTGTTTGCTCCACCCCAgaggagaagggaaggagaggcaGGGCTGCAAGGAAGAATGGCCGAGGAGGAAAGGCCGACTCGGTGCAGTGTGATGATGATCCAGAGACACAGGAGTGCTCTGAGCAGCAGCCACAGACGCCATCTGTGTCGCGTGATGCCggattggaggaggaggaggcggcaaATGAAGAGTCCCAGCTGAACCTCAGCACTGTGACCGTCTCCTTTGAGGACTTCTTAAAAAGTCACAGCCCAAAGGGGgcaaagcagcagcagcagcatcagcagcaggagggagaagaagagaccGAAGCAGGTGGGACGAGACTGACTCTTACATCAGTGGACCAGGCCGCTGACAGATTGAGCGTCAGCAAACCCTCCGACGAGGGTGACCAGCCTCCCACACAGGTGTCTCCACGCACTCTGACCATCCAGGCTGAGGTCCACGCCATCTCCCCTGATCAGGACCTCTCCCGGGCCTCCGATCGAAAGGTTTGCTCCATCTTCACCACCTGCCGCAGGAGTAAAGACAAAGCCGCGCCCTCCCCCCAGTCGCAGGACAACTCGGAGCCTCACCCCGCCCCCCCGAGGAAGTCCAACGTGGTGCTGCAGGAGGAGGACCTGGAGCTGGCTGTGCTGGAGGCtgcatcctcctcctccgctgCTGTGCCCAAGTGCAGCCAGGCTGAGCGGAAGCAGTTCATGAACGCCTTCAAGCAGCCCGCCCAGGACACAGCCAAGGGCAAAGCAGGCAAGGCAGCCGgcaagcagaagcagcagcagcaggaacaGCAGCAGGAACAGCCAGTTGAGGGAGCTCCTCCAGCTGatatggaggaagagaaggaggaggtggatggggagggggggaaggCGAAGGGGACCGAGGTGGAGATGGTGGAGGCTGACCCCAAGCCAGTGGAGCTGAAAGGTGCTGCTCAGAAAGCAGCTCGGAAAAAGCGTGGGAGGCCTAAGAAGGAGCAGAGAACCACTCCTCCGGCCGCTCTCCCTGCAGATGCCGAGGCTCCTACTGCCCGTGAGGCCGGCGAAGCCCTGCCCAGTGCAGACCAGCCCAAAAGCACGCCCACGACCACTGAGACCAGGAGGAGGTCCGACCGTGAGCTCGCACGCAAGCAAAGCACGCCGGCCCCACTCACACCCTCCTCAGAGTCTAAGCACGCGGAGAGCACCAGTAAACCTCAGAGCACGCCGGCCCCCCTCACACCCTCCTCAGAGTCCAAGCACGCAGAGAGCACCAGTAAACCTCAGGAGCTCCCTAGTCCGGCCagcacacccaaaacacaccggCCCAAACAAAACAAGTATCAGTCCCACATGCTAGTTCCTCCAGATGACAAAGGAAGCCCAATCAG AATGAAATTCACCCGTGTGTTCATAAGCCCTGGAGAGATGAGCGAATTTGATATCTTGAGTCCACTGGCAAAAGAG GACtccaagaagaggaagaaagccCAGAAGCTGGTGCAGAAGGCCAAAGCCTTTCAGCAGAGCAGGCAAGAGGCCACCGAAGAGAAGGCACCTTTGCGACGGTCCTCACGCCGCCAGGACACAGCCAAGAGGAACTACTGCGAGCCTGAG GACCCAATAATATGTTTGGAGAATGATGAGGACAGCTCCACTGTAAAAACAGAAGATGCCAAAGCCAAGAAACAGAACCAGGTTCGCAGCCTAAATGACGTTTTGGGAAAAAATACACCTGGCACTAAAGTGACCAAATCACCAGCAG TGGCGGGAGCCAAAGTGGCCCCTCTGTTCACGGGGAAGAAACCTCAGAGGCCATCAGCTGTGATCTCCATATTTGATGACAGCAG TCGCGACGCCTCGGACGCCTCTCTGGATGATGAGCAGTTCCGGGCGCGTCGGGAGTTCCTGAAAAGCGGCCTACCCGAGTCGTTCAAGAAGCAGATCGCCAAAACGGCGGCCAGCCGCGAGGCCTACaccctctcctgctcctccttcCAGATGGTGGTGCACGTGCTGCAGAGAGCACCCA ACTGTCCCCTGTGGAGTCTGCCCTGGCCTGCGTGCCCCCGTCTGGGCAGGCTGAAGGAGGAGTCTGGGGCTCTGGTGCTCAGGTCTCCACTGTCTGGTGTGGGTCCACTCAGCCTCGGCATCGTTCCTGCCCAGAGGAGCTGCAGAGAACAG CTTGTTTCTGGCTGGAGGGAGGACTTGTCTCCAGCAGTGCAGCGCTGGCTGGTGGAGGAGATCAGCAGGTCCAACCCCTCCTTCCCCACGCAGCGCATCTTCACCCAGCTGCTGAAGAGACGGGCCGAGCAGCTCCTGAAGCCCACAGCCCCGG aCACAGATAGTGTCCCTCAGGAGACAGCTAGGTCCAGCAGCTCCCAGCCAGTGGGAGGCAAGAGGAAACGagaggagaatgagagggaCTCCGCAGAGAAGGTTTCCAAGAAGCAGCGCTCCTGCCGCAAGGAGCCCGAGACCATCACCATCCCAGACGACAACCCAGAGCCCCCCAGGAGGGGCCGAGGGGCCCGCGGCCGGCCAcgcagacagcagcagcagcaggaggagagagaggagcccaAAGCAGAGGTGGTGTCCACACCCGCCATCTCCCAGAAGGATGACGTGATTGTGCTGGACAGTCCGTCGCCCTCGGAGCACACCCCCACAGAGG atGTGGTGAGAGAGGACGTGATGTGGACAGAGAAGTATCAGCCTCAGCACTCCAGTGACGTCATCGGCAACATGCAGTCTGTCAGGAGGCTGCACAG CTGGTTAAGAGAATGGAAGCTGAGGGCCGACcgtgaagagaggaagaagcaGCAGGAGAAGAAACAGGGGGACGACCTTAACG actcctGGCTCAGTGAGTGTGGTGAGGAGGAGGACCTGCTGTGTAACACACTGCTGATCACCGGCCCTACAGGAGTGGGAAAAACGGCAGCTGTTTATGCCTGTGCCCAGGAGCTGGGCTTCAAG GTGTTTGAGGTGAACTGCTCGTCCCAGCGCAGCGGCCGACAGATCCTGTCCCAACTGAAGGAGGCCACGCAGTCGCACCAGGTGGACATCCAGGGTGTGAACGCCCACAAGCCCACCTTCTTCAACAGCTAcagcggtggcggtggcggctcCAGACCCGGCTCCTCTCCCC GCAAGGTGAACTCACCCCGGCAGGTCGTGTCCTCCCCCCACAAGCCCCCCCAGTCTCCCCGACTGAAGAAGAGGGGCTCACTGGCCCCCACCTCTTTGGCCAACTTCTTCAAAATGGGTGGCAAGCCTTCTCCCAAAGAGCCTGCCGAAACCAACGGCAAAAAAACACGGCCAG CCTGTAAGAGCCCTCGCAAGAGAGTCAAGCCCAAGGAGGCTTCTTGTTCAAGTGAGGATCAGTCAGCTACACCATCAGCGccagctccaccaccaccaccagccccatcGACACCAGCAGCAGGACCAGCCGTCGGTGGCAAGGCCCCAGGCGACGAGCAGGGCAAGAGAACGGCCACGTCACTCATCCTGTTTGAGGAGGTGGACGTCATCTTTGACGACGACACGGGCTTCTTGGCCGCCATCAAGACCTTCATGGCAACCACCAAGAGGCCCGTCATCCTCACCACCAGTG ATCCTAATTTTAGGACCTCATTTGATGGCTACTTTGACGAGATCCACTTTGAGACTCCCTCTGTG gaGCATGTAAGCAGCTACCTGCGTCTGCTGTGCCTGGCGGAGaacgtgcgtgtgtctgcggaGGACGTAGCGTCCCTGCTGCGCTGCACCGGCGGGGACGTCCGGCAGAGCCTGCTGCAGCTGCAGTGCTGGGTTCGCAGCGGAGCCGGACCCGGAGCCcctcacacag CCACCCAGTCGCTGCAGGTCAGTGGTAGTGAGGTAGCTCTTGAGCAGGATGGGAAGCCAGATGTTCCCCCCTGTGATGCCGGCTGCACTGCCAGTCTCCTCGGCCTTCTCAATGTCCAGCTTCCAGACAGCCTTCTCGAGTTCATCAAG tgtgagtcTGCGAGCCCACTCTGCTGGGAGCTGCTGGCTGAAACCGAGAGGAGAGGCTTTGACCTGCTCTACTCCAACATGGAGGTCCTTCTCCCTCTGCCCACCTGTCCACTCAGACAGGCTCTCCCCAGAGCCCCCGTAGAGCTTGGGCCAGGCCAGACTGCCCCTTcccctgcccccaccaccagccTCCCACCCCAGCCTGCCAACCCCAACACTAAGCCCCCTCTGCTGGCTGAGACTGAGGAAGAGGCCAGTCCACTCAAAGTCTCTTCCAGGATGAGGCAGAAGAAGCAGTGCCATCCAGGCACCAAGGACCCCTTCCAGTCCGACTCGGACTCAGACGATGGCTTCCTGTCGCTCTGCAGACCCGCGTCTGTCCCCGGCGCCGCTCCAGAGCCGCTGAAGGAAGAGAAAGCGCCGCTCGCAAGGCCCgtgacagagaggaggaagagggtcgAGCTGACCGAAGCCGAGAGGAAGAGGAGCGGCCCAGTCTCCATCGCCCTGGGCGCCATGGTTGAATTCCTGGAGCACATGTCCGCCCTGGACTCCTACCTGACGTGCCCGGCTTTGCAGGAAGCTGACGGTGCATGTGTGCCGGCTGCGGCGTCCGGCTGGGCCCGTGCGGAGATCCGGAGCGGCCTGACAGACGAGCCCCGGCTGCAGGCCGGAGGCAGGAGCGGAGGCTGCCGCTGGGCGGCTGGAGAGGAGCAGGTGCGGGAGATCCGGGCGGCGATGGAGAGCCTGAGCTTCAGGAGGTGCAGGGCCGGCGTGGAGCAGGCGTGGGGAGCAGCACAGgctctggaggaggaggagggggtcagGCAGGCGGCGCTCGACGAGATCACACTCCCCACGGCTCCGCACAGACAGACCTTCAACATCACGCCGGACAACACACTGTGCCAGCCAGG
- the crlf3 gene encoding cytokine receptor-like factor 3, whose protein sequence is MSIEAEALLQEAKESIEAAQNYKSELQQRLYGLSQARKQVRGSASQTRDALQRHFQELQAAVGHLLAERLSVLLQEVDAIEQESVSPLDDCQKLIEHGVSTADELLREGEAALRCGINEKEDKLGSFTKKALQIQLDSLPEVPALVDVPCLSAQLDDSLLHAMRERVGRHGSVASHPPVQIEELVERPGSVLVRWCKVDDDFSPQDYRLQYRRSNSTQYEDAYIGKESEFLVMHLDPHTDHQFRVCARGEGRTEWSPWSVPQTGYTTLAPHEWCPGTEGYILSSRRNIAMRSETMASQGRVLYSNAPTYFCGQTLTFKFSAAGQLNKQDSVGVCADNRSGDASLQRDKAVCISTNGAVFVNGKEMTNQLPAITVGSAVTFDMEVVNLFPISTNNNPNDGASFKLRVTIGSGNREVVFDWLLDQAVDCLYFGCSFAHPGWKVLVF, encoded by the exons ATGTCGATTGAGGCCGAGGCGTTGTTGCAGGAGGCGAAGGAGAGCATCGAGGCGGCCCAGAACTACAAGAGCGAGCTGCAGCAGCGCCTCTATGGACTCAGCCAGGCCCGCAAGCAG gtGCGTGGCAGCGCCAGCCAGACGCGTGACGCCCTGCAGCGCCACTTCCAGGAGCTGCAGGCGGCGGTGGGCCATCTGCTGGCCGAGCGACTGAGCGTGCTACTGCAGGAGGTGGACGCCATCGAGCAGGAGAGCGTCAGTCCACTGGACGACTGTCAGAAGCTCATCGAGCACGGCGTCAGCACTGCTGACGAGCTGCTCCGGGAGG GTGAAGCAGCACTGCGTTGTGGCATTAATGAGAAGGAGGACAAGCTGGGCAGCTTCACCAAGAAGGCCCTTCAGATCCAGCTGGACAG tctcccGGAGGTGCCGGCGCTGGTGGACGTGCCATGTCTGTCGGCCCAGCTGGACGACTCACTGCTGCACGCGATGAGGGAGCGCGTGGGTCGCCATGGCAGCGTGGCCTCTCACCCCCCTGTCCAGATCGAGGAGCTGGTGGAGCGACCAGGCAGTGTGCTGGTGCGCTGGTGCAAG GTGGACGATGACTTCAGTCCGCAGGACTACCGGCTGCAGTATCGCCGGAGCAACTCCACGCAGTATGAGGATGCCTACATTGGCAAGGAGTCAGAGTTCCTGGTGATGCACCTGGACCCCCACACTGACCACCAGTTCCGCGTGTGCGCCAGGGGAGAGGGCCGCACCGAGTGGAGCCCGTGGAGCGTCCCGCAGACCGGATACACCACCCTCGCACCACATG AGTGGTGCCCGGGCACTGAGGGCTACATCCTGAGCAGCAGGAGGAACATTGCCATGCGCAGTGAGACCATGGCCTCCCAGGGCAGAGTTCTCTACTCCAACGCTCCCACCTACTTCTGCGGACAGACCCTCACCTTCAA ATTCTCAGCAGCGGGCCAGTTGAATAAGCAGGACAGCGTGGGGGTGTGTGCCGACAACCGGAGTGGAGACGCATCGTTGCAGAGGGATAAGGCTGTTTGCATCTCCACCAACG GCGCCGTGTTTGTAAACGGGAAGGAGATGACCAACCAGCTGCCAGCCATCACGGTGGGCTCGGCTGTGACCTTCGACATGGAAGTAGTCAACCTGTTCCCAAtcagcaccaacaacaacccTAACGACGGGGCCAGCTTCAAGCTCCGGGTCACAATTGGCTCGGGCAACAGGGAAGTGGTGTTCGATTGGCTGCTGGACCAGGCGGTGGATTGCCTCTACTTTGGCTGTTCCTTTGCGCACCCTGGCTGGAAGGTGCTGGTATTCTGA